The proteins below are encoded in one region of Carettochelys insculpta isolate YL-2023 chromosome 14, ASM3395843v1, whole genome shotgun sequence:
- the TMEM170A gene encoding transmembrane protein 170A isoform X4 produces the protein MWYGVFLWALVSSLSFHIPAGLLALFTLRRHRYGAAIAGVYRAAGKDMIPFEALTLGVGQTFCVLVVSFSRILATL, from the exons ATGTGGTATGGCGTCTTCCTGTGGGCACTCgtgtcctctctctctttccacatCCCTGCGGGATTACTGGCGCTCTTCACCCTCAGACGTCACAGATATG gtgCAGCTATTGCTGGCGTCTACAGAGCTGCAGGAAAGGACATGATCCCCTTCGAAGCGCTCACTCTAGGCGTGGGGCAGACGTTCTGTGTGCTGGTGGTTTCCTTCTCGCGGATCTTAGCAACTCTCTAG
- the TMEM170A gene encoding transmembrane protein 170A isoform X1 — protein sequence MEGGEAGGLLQQILSLRLVPRLDNGTLHSSALNSFSDMWYGVFLWALVSSLSFHIPAGLLALFTLRRHRYGRFMSVSILLMGIVGPIAAGTLTSAAIAGVYRAAGKDMIPFEALTLGVGQTFCVLVVSFSRILATL from the exons ATGGAGGGCGGCGAGGCGGGGGGGCTCCTGCAGCAGATCCTGAGCCTGCGCCTGGTGCCGCGGCTGGACAACGGCACCTTGCACAGCAGCGCGCTGAACAGCTTCTCGG ATATGTGGTATGGCGTCTTCCTGTGGGCACTCgtgtcctctctctctttccacatCCCTGCGGGATTACTGGCGCTCTTCACCCTCAGACGTCACAGATATGGTAGGTTCATGTCCGTAAGCATCCTGCTGATGGGCATCGTGGGACCAATTGCTGCTGGAACCTTAACAA gtgCAGCTATTGCTGGCGTCTACAGAGCTGCAGGAAAGGACATGATCCCCTTCGAAGCGCTCACTCTAGGCGTGGGGCAGACGTTCTGTGTGCTGGTGGTTTCCTTCTCGCGGATCTTAGCAACTCTCTAG
- the TMEM170A gene encoding transmembrane protein 170A isoform X2 codes for MAEVIGPRLAVKRQEKRNIRRSPDMWYGVFLWALVSSLSFHIPAGLLALFTLRRHRYGRFMSVSILLMGIVGPIAAGTLTSAAIAGVYRAAGKDMIPFEALTLGVGQTFCVLVVSFSRILATL; via the exons ATGGCGGAAGTAATCGGCCCTCGCCTAGCTGTGAAGCGCCAGGAGAAAAGAAACATCCGGCGCAGCCCGG ATATGTGGTATGGCGTCTTCCTGTGGGCACTCgtgtcctctctctctttccacatCCCTGCGGGATTACTGGCGCTCTTCACCCTCAGACGTCACAGATATGGTAGGTTCATGTCCGTAAGCATCCTGCTGATGGGCATCGTGGGACCAATTGCTGCTGGAACCTTAACAA gtgCAGCTATTGCTGGCGTCTACAGAGCTGCAGGAAAGGACATGATCCCCTTCGAAGCGCTCACTCTAGGCGTGGGGCAGACGTTCTGTGTGCTGGTGGTTTCCTTCTCGCGGATCTTAGCAACTCTCTAG
- the TMEM170A gene encoding transmembrane protein 170A isoform X3, with protein sequence MAEVIGPRLAVKRQEKRNIRRSPDMWYGVFLWALVSSLSFHIPAGLLALFTLRRHRYGAAIAGVYRAAGKDMIPFEALTLGVGQTFCVLVVSFSRILATL encoded by the exons ATGGCGGAAGTAATCGGCCCTCGCCTAGCTGTGAAGCGCCAGGAGAAAAGAAACATCCGGCGCAGCCCGG ATATGTGGTATGGCGTCTTCCTGTGGGCACTCgtgtcctctctctctttccacatCCCTGCGGGATTACTGGCGCTCTTCACCCTCAGACGTCACAGATATG gtgCAGCTATTGCTGGCGTCTACAGAGCTGCAGGAAAGGACATGATCCCCTTCGAAGCGCTCACTCTAGGCGTGGGGCAGACGTTCTGTGTGCTGGTGGTTTCCTTCTCGCGGATCTTAGCAACTCTCTAG